The genomic interval CCCCTCCGCTATCGCGAGGGCGGCGTGCTGGTGCGCGCCGGCCAGACCGAGGCCATTGTGGACATGTGCAAGCTGGCGGACCTGCATCCGGCGGGCGTCATCTGCGAGATCATGAACCCCGACGGCACCATGGCCCGCATGCCGGAGCTGTCCGAGTTCTCCCGCAAGCACTCCGTCAAAATCATCAGCGTCAACCAGATCATCGCCTACCGCCACGGCCACGAGAAAATGGTCCAGCGGGTGGCGGAAGCGGCCCTGCCCACGGCCTGGGGCGATTTCCGCCTCTACGCTTACCGCAGCCGGTTCGACCCGGACGAGCACCTGGCCCTGGTGCTGGGCGCCATCCCTTCGGACAAGCCCGTCCTCGTGCGCGTCCACAGCCAATGCCTGACGGGGGACGTCTTCGGGAGCCTGCGCTGCGACTGCGGCCAGCAGGTCGCGCTGGCCATGGACGCCATCGAGCAGGCGGGCGCGGGAATCTTTCTGTACATGCGGCAGGAGGGACGGGGCATTGGCCTGCACAACAAGGTGCGCGCCTACGCCCTGCAGGACAAGGGCATGGACACCGTCGAGGCGAACAAGGCCCTGGGCTTTCCCGCCGACAGGCGCGACTACGGCGTCGGAATGCAGATACTGGTGGACCTGGGCGTCCGCCAGATGCGGCTTCTCACCAACAACCCCACCAAGCGCGCGGGCCTGGAGGGCTACGGGCTGCATGTGGTGGAGAGAGTCCCGCTCATCTCCAAGGCCAACGTGTACAACCAGAAGTACCTGGAGACCAAGCGAGTCAAGATGGGCCACCTGCTGCCGCCGGAGGACCTCCGGACAGGCTAATACTTAGTTATGGAAAAGCGCGGTATGAAAAGCCGCTCATGGTGAGCCTGTCGAACCACGAGCGTCTCACCCTTCGACAAGCTCAGGGCGAGCGGGCCTAGAGCGAATTTGGTGTGCACGAACCTGCGC from Dehalococcoidia bacterium carries:
- a CDS encoding bifunctional 3,4-dihydroxy-2-butanone-4-phosphate synthase/GTP cyclohydrolase II — protein: MPLATIESAIIDIQAGKFVIIVDDEDRENEGDLACAAEKITPEMINFMATHARGLICVSLTGDRLDSLQIPMMVQTNTALHGTAFAASVDAKRDVSTGISAADRSATIKALIDPATRPEDIVRPGHMFPLRYREGGVLVRAGQTEAIVDMCKLADLHPAGVICEIMNPDGTMARMPELSEFSRKHSVKIISVNQIIAYRHGHEKMVQRVAEAALPTAWGDFRLYAYRSRFDPDEHLALVLGAIPSDKPVLVRVHSQCLTGDVFGSLRCDCGQQVALAMDAIEQAGAGIFLYMRQEGRGIGLHNKVRAYALQDKGMDTVEANKALGFPADRRDYGVGMQILVDLGVRQMRLLTNNPTKRAGLEGYGLHVVERVPLISKANVYNQKYLETKRVKMGHLLPPEDLRTG